From the genome of Terriglobales bacterium, one region includes:
- a CDS encoding DUF2393 family protein → MAWPAIGAGALLVVLAIGALVLLTRPSGERTAQPVSEGPHAYGEKLQFADLKMSEVANFVGGKVTYLEGQLTNQGDRTVSGVTVEIVFRNSLGEVVQKETLPVKVHEQRGPYVDVTDLKAAPLKPGETRGFRLIFDHVSADWNREYPAITVTAVSFN, encoded by the coding sequence GTGGCTTGGCCCGCCATTGGCGCGGGGGCACTGCTGGTGGTGCTCGCGATCGGCGCCCTCGTGCTGCTCACGCGACCATCCGGGGAGCGAACGGCGCAACCCGTCAGCGAGGGTCCCCACGCCTACGGCGAAAAGCTTCAGTTCGCCGACCTGAAGATGAGCGAGGTGGCGAACTTCGTCGGCGGCAAGGTGACCTACCTCGAAGGCCAGCTTACGAATCAGGGTGACCGTACGGTGAGCGGCGTCACGGTCGAGATCGTCTTTCGGAATTCGCTAGGCGAAGTGGTGCAGAAAGAGACGCTGCCGGTGAAGGTGCATGAGCAGCGCGGTCCCTACGTGGACGTCACCGATCTGAAAGCTGCCCCGCTGAAGCCCGGCGAGACGCGCGGCTTCCGCCTGATCTTCGATCATGTCAGCGCCGACTGGAACCGGGAGTATCCGGCGATCACGGTGACGGCAGTGAGTTTCAATTGA
- the selD gene encoding selenide, water dikinase SelD encodes MGEVKTVRLTEAVKAAGUASKLSPAALDAVLGRLARQQDANVLVGFDKADDAGVYKISDELALVHTVDFFTPIVDDPFTFGQIAAVNSLSDVYAMGGRPLNALTLVCFPEKGDLAVLEQILAGGLSKMMEAGCTIVGGHSTRDEEIKFGYAVTGTIHPQRVLPNSGARPGDRLLLTKALGTGVISTAIKRGKAEPAWVEAAVNSMTTLNRAAAEVMTDSAYEVHSCTDITGFGLIGHAREVALASGVSLRLAASRVPLLEGALQCVREKHVPGGLKANREFAECVVEWDDAVEEDLRTLLFDPQTAGGLLISVAAKDSDALLRALRDRRLPAAEVGEVLRAAKPLIRVS; translated from the coding sequence ATGGGCGAAGTGAAGACCGTGCGCCTGACGGAGGCCGTCAAGGCGGCGGGTTGAGCTTCCAAGCTGAGTCCGGCGGCGCTGGACGCGGTGCTTGGGAGATTAGCCCGGCAACAGGACGCGAACGTGCTGGTCGGCTTCGACAAAGCCGACGACGCCGGGGTGTACAAGATTTCCGACGAGCTCGCGCTGGTGCATACGGTGGACTTCTTCACGCCTATCGTCGACGATCCGTTCACGTTCGGCCAGATCGCGGCGGTCAACTCGCTGAGCGACGTCTATGCCATGGGCGGGCGGCCTCTGAACGCCCTCACCCTGGTCTGCTTCCCGGAAAAGGGCGACCTGGCGGTGCTGGAGCAGATCCTGGCCGGGGGTCTCTCCAAGATGATGGAAGCGGGTTGCACCATTGTCGGCGGGCACTCCACCCGCGACGAAGAGATCAAGTTCGGCTACGCGGTCACCGGCACCATCCATCCGCAACGTGTTCTTCCCAACTCCGGCGCAAGGCCGGGCGACCGCCTGCTGCTGACCAAGGCCCTCGGCACGGGCGTGATCTCGACTGCCATCAAGCGCGGCAAGGCAGAGCCGGCGTGGGTGGAGGCCGCCGTCAATTCCATGACCACGCTCAACCGCGCAGCGGCGGAGGTGATGACCGATTCCGCCTACGAAGTGCACAGTTGTACGGACATCACCGGCTTCGGGCTGATCGGACATGCGCGCGAGGTAGCGCTGGCCTCGGGTGTGAGCCTGCGCCTGGCGGCTTCCCGCGTGCCGCTGCTCGAAGGCGCGCTCCAGTGCGTGCGGGAAAAACACGTCCCCGGCGGGCTCAAAGCCAATCGCGAGTTCGCTGAATGCGTGGTGGAGTGGGATGACGCAGTGGAAGAAGACTTGCGTACGCTGTTGTTCGATCCGCAGACCGCCGGGGGTCTGCTGATCTCCGTCGCCGCCAAGGACAGCGACGCCCTTCTGCGCGCACTGCGCGACCGCCGCCTGCCGGCGGCTGAGGTCGGCGAGGTCCTGCGGGCGGCAAAGCCGCTGATTCGGGTCAGCTAA